In Lycium barbarum isolate Lr01 chromosome 9, ASM1917538v2, whole genome shotgun sequence, the DNA window ACATTGAAAAAAATTAGTTTGATAATTTATTCAACACAGTAATGGATGTCAAGGGCAAGCAAAAGATAATCCAAAGGCTAGATTGGACTTACAGGAATATTGTATGCGTAAAGAGTTATGGTTGCAGGACAAACGGAACGGGGTCTTCAAGCCTAAGGCTAGTTATTCATTCACAATGGATCATAAACGAAAGATTTGTCAATGGGTTAAGAACTTGAAGATGCCTGATGGGTATGCATTAAATTTGGAAAAACGTGTTGATATGGCGCAAGGAAAGTTACATGGGACGAAAATCCATGATTGTCATGTTTTCGTGGAAACTTTACTCCCCATTGCATTTAGTAGCTTGCCCACCCGAATCTGGAAGCCTATGACTGAAATTAGTTTGTTCTTCAAAGACTTGTGTTCCAGCACATTGAGGGTAGACACCCTGGATTGGATGCATCAGAATATTCCTGTAATAACAAGTAAGTGGGAGAAAATTCTTCCACCGGGATTCTTcgatgtgatggaacatcttTCAATTCACCTTGCGGAGGAAGCTCGGCTCGGTGGCCCAGTTCATTGTCGTTGGATGTATCCTTTCGAGAGGTAATAAGtgtaaatttttatttatttctctctaccaatttatttttaaaaaaatcacgcTTAAAATAATGTTATGCAGAACTATTGGCAAGTCTAAACGGGGTATCAAGCAGAAACATAGAGTTGAAGGATCAATTTGCGAAGCCTATCTTGCTAAGGAAACAACTCATTTCTGTTCTTACTACTTTGGGGATGATGTGGCATGCTTGCGAAACAGACCCAATCGGCACTATGAAGGAGGTGAGAATGATGCTTTAGCAAAGCCGATATCAATCTTCAATCGACCGGGTTCAGGTTCAAAAAAACGTACAAGAGAATTTAATGATATGGAGTCTAAATCTGCATCGATACATATCTTGTTGAATTTCCCGGAAGTTCAACGATATTATGAGTAAGTTGTTATCATTTTGCACTAAATATCCAAGTACAAGGCATAACAACTAACTCAAACTCCATTTTGTTGGACAGTTACTTTGTGCATTTAAATGGCGTTGAAAAAGTGTACGACCAGTTTGGGAAGTGGTTTAACGATTATGTAAGTGTTACAGCCTTTTCACAAAGCTAATATAATTTAAAAAGTGCACATTATATTACTGCTAACTTACTATTTCTTAACTATTAATAGGTTTACAGTACAGAATATGATTACCATGACCAACATTTAAAGGACATATCTTGGGGACCCGGTATGGTCTATTTTATGGACAAATATGTGGTAAATGGTTTCAAATTTACTACCGAAGAACGATCTAAGCATATGAAAACTAACAACAGCGGGGTTTGGGTTAAAGGAGGGGATGGAAACCAAGCCGGGGTCGATTATTATGGTGTAATTAAGGAGATCCTAGAACTGGAATATTCTGGTGGTGGCAAAAAAAGAATTGTACTTTTTCggtgcaagtggtttgatccaaCCCTAAATAGAGGTACAAGGGTACTTGAGCAGTATAACATCATAGAAGTAAACCACACGAGGGAGTATGCGGTTTATGATCCTTTCATTATTGCACAAAATGTTAGACAAGTGTACTATGCTCCTTATCCCTTGCGTCCAGATAAGTCTGCTTGGTGGGTGGTAATTAAAGTCAAGCCTGTGGGTCGAGTGGAAGTGGAGAATGTGTTGCCTGTTGCGTTCCAGGATGACGACATATCAGTTGTTCACCAAACAGTTGACAATGAGTTAGAAGATGATTTAGAGCATGCAGAACACATATTGGAAGAAATAAATGCAGAGGTGAATGAATGTAATAATGAAAACGAAACAACTGATGAGAAAGAATGGTCAGAAGAGGGAGATGGGGATGGGGATGAGGATTAATAGCAATTAGTAAGTGTTTTTTTATACTTACATATTTTATTTACATGTTTGAAATTAGTAGCTGATTGTTTACTTCCTATTTATAGGTTCTATCTGGAATGGTTTAGCTTTATTACTCGGTTTTTGAATACTATCAGTGTTTTGAAGTTGGAAACTTTTACGAAATTACATTTTTGTGTGTCTTTATTCTTCCTCCTTAACCTTTTAAAAACATCCTTATGTTGATTCTTCCTTTCAGATACCTCAACGAAGACATTTTTTGAGCCATTTCAACATTTTAGAGATCTGAGAGGGGTAATGCACTTGGCAATCTTGATGGTGTAGTGGTACGTTTTATGAATTTTCCCCTCTGATAGCTTGTTGAGTTCCAGGATTTGCTATGACCTGGTTCTGCTTCTTGCATGGATTTGACATTATATCTGAAATTATGAGCTGAAACTTTACCAGACTTTCTTGAATCCTTCTAAGATGAACAGGGTTTTGCAAATTTTGGAATTGTAAACATGGATGAATGTACCATTCTCAAATGAAATATCTGACGTTTGACCCCTCATGTAGTGTTTTCTTCTATTTTATTCTTTTAGATTACTTGCAGTGTTAATAGGATAACAAAAGCATTTAAGTCTTAATAGTATGTCTTACATTTAACATAATCACTAGTATTGCTTTGTCAAAGTTCACTAGGCATTTTGGGCCTAAGGCTAGTACCATCTCCCTTAGGAATAGCCACCCGCAGATGCCCTTGAGTGTTTGGAATAGCCATCTGATTCTGTTTTTTAGCATCTGGTACTATTGCTTTACTCTTGGAACTTGAAGAAATATTACCATGCTGCTATAAATCTGCAAATTAGTACCATGCTGCTTCTATTTAGGACCTGCAGTGCTTGTGTTTTGAATGTCTGTATTTTCCTTTTCCTGCACCTGATTCTTTGCATTCCCAGTTGCACTTGACACCAAAGCAATTTGCTTCTGCAAATTAGTACTACAAGTAGTACCAAGCTGATGATTAATGCTACTACTCTCCTGAACTTGAACTTTAAGACTTGCATTATCTACAATAACCAAGCTACCTCCCTTACTCCTTGTATGATTTGCAGGTGGTTTGTTAAATTCCTGACTGCCTGCAGTTGTTTTTTCCCCAGTAAAATCATCCTTTACATTGTTCTGGATATTTTCACATATCTCAACAACTTTAGATGGAGATACAAAGTTGTTCTCCTCATTAGCAAGACCTGCAGGTATCTCATTTTGTTGTTGCAAATTTCCTGAAGTTACTATCCTAATAGAAAAAACACAGGGAAGATGCATAAAAACCATTTCACAGGAACATTATTTTCTTTGACAAGTAcccacaaaaacaaaaacttgaTCTTTTTTGGTCAGGCAAAACTATACAAATTGCTCAGTGGTCTGATTTCTTTGCTTAAGCTATGGAAGATTGCATAGCATCTAGATGATAAACTTCCAACTATAATGTATGATGTTTCCGTAACTTGGTTCATCTGTTCATGTTTGTTTTTGGTGCCTTAATGTAACTTCACTAAAAATTACTTTCTACAGATTAGTCACAAGGTTGGCAATTTTCATGTGACTGACCCCATACTTGTCATTGTGGGAAGAATAAggtcaaaaaaagaagaagaacaataaggTCAAAAATTAGATCAATGATCTGTAATCATCTTTTTCCATTTGGGATAGAGAAGCATAAACCTATACCTAGTTCTATGATTCTGTAACATTtgctattgttgttattgttgttgttttttctcATTTTGTTGTTGCAAGTTTTCTCTACACCAGATACAGTTGAGACACCAGTAAATGCAACCAACTGTTTTTGTACATTAACACCAGCAGTACTATTTTTTGCAGTAGACAAATTAGCTAAATTACCATTCAACTGCTTCCTAATACTTCCCTCCATCACTGGAACAAAAGGCACAACTGCAGCATCAACACCTACTGCATTATTTATAGGTGTTGCTATTTCTAAAGCAGTTGAATCTCCTGATGCTGCAACTAATTGATGCTAATCCTCAGCTATATTAGTTTGCTGCAGATCCACAACAGAGGTTGGGACTTGAGTTTCCTCATTTGTTTCTACTTATTTGCTGGTTGGCCCCTCTCTCTTTTGTTCTCTGTTTGACTTACTGACATAATATTCCTGGGCTGCGCAAATTAAGACAGAATTTGTTACCAAATTAAGACAAAATCTGTTACCAAATTAAGTCTGGAGGAGCTGTCTTATACAAAGAATGTGTTTGGGCATGTATTGCCATTCTCATCCAACATGTTCACCAACTAGGAAACACGCTCGATCAGTTCCTAAATTAGTTGGTGTTGAAGTGTGTGACCAACTCATTTAAAAGTTTAAATGGTTAGATAGATTACACTTTTATTTTTAGTGTCTAATTATACCTTGACATGCATGCCTCTGATCGATTTCATAAAGTTAAGTGCCTACTCTCGTGACCAATATCATGTTAGAGAGCACAATTTGTACTTCAACATATCTCGACAGGCAAGACTTGAGACATGTCATCATTAAGTACCAGAGTTAGTGGGTGACACCGCTAGACTATAATTGTTTTTTGTTTTGATGAAGGACACCGCTAGACTATCATTAATCTTTGTTGAAAGCTTAGTGCCTAGTTAGAGGGTAATAATGTTATTGATTCTATGATCAGTCACGATCAGGAAAGTTGCCAAATTTGAGCTAGGAATTAAGCCAGCTGGTGGGGTCTAATTATCTTACCTAAACACGAATTGACCTGAATGGATAATGTGAACTAACTAAATAATCAACAGGGGTGTGGGTGTGGGAGAGCTAGTCTTTTAAGCAACATTTAGTAGTACTACGCTATAATTCAGTGACAAGAAAGTTGAAACCGTAGTGGTGTACTTGTAAGAACGAAATCATATTATTTTTTCAACTCAAAGACCTATTCCACCTTATAACGGTCCCTTTTCTCGAATACACAAAAACATCCATCTGGTGAAGATTGGACCTGCCTATCATTGTGTGAGAGCTAGCTGTTCATAAATCCTTATTATAAACTCTTTTCACAGAAAATCCATCTTCTGCAAGCATATGTCTGGAGTAGTATGTTGTAGAAAGATTAGTTTCAAAGCGATTGCAGGAAAACATGCACTGGAAGAAGAATAGGCTGCGAGCAGATGAGTCGATGAGGATGCCAATTCCTAGAGTTACACTAGCTTCTATTGAATCCTTGTCCATACCAC includes these proteins:
- the LOC132611433 gene encoding uncharacterized protein LOC132611433; the encoded protein is MRKELWLQDKRNGVFKPKASYSFTMDHKRKICQWVKNLKMPDGYALNLEKRVDMAQGKLHGTKIHDCHVFVETLLPIAFSSLPTRIWKPMTEISLFFKDLCSSTLRVDTLDWMHQNIPVITSKWEKILPPGFFDVMEHLSIHLAEEARLGGPVHCRWMYPFERTIGKSKRGIKQKHRVEGSICEAYLAKETTHFCSYYFGDDVACLRNRPNRHYEGGENDALAKPISIFNRPGSGSKKRTREFNDMESKSASIHILLNFPEVQRYYDYFVHLNGVEKVYDQFGKWFNDYVYSTEYDYHDQHLKDISWGPGMVYFMDKYVVNGFKFTTEERSKHMKTNNSGVWVKGGDGNQAGVDYYGVIKEILELEYSGGGKKRIVLFRCKWFDPTLNRGTRVLEQYNIIEVNHTREYAVYDPFIIAQNVRQVYYAPYPLRPDKSAWWVVIKVKPVGRVEVENVLPVAFQDDDISVVHQTVDNELEDDLEHAEHILEEINAEVNECNNENETTDEKEWSEEGDGDGDED